From Fervidobacterium sp., the proteins below share one genomic window:
- the chvE gene encoding sugar ABC transporter substrate-binding protein — MKRFLLVSIFAILILAAILNFAVDVGIVLPTNVEPRWLQDEARFRELLKNTKYSVEILYSQGSPATERQNVEALISKGMKVLIICPHDAVAAAASAELAKKNGVFVISYDRLIMNTDAVDYYVTFDSVEVGRQMGRFLVSKVKSGTKNNPLYLYAGALSDNNSFLFFQGAWEILQPEIAKGTFRIINSTEAEKVKNKKELTRDEMAKIIGQVTTNWDFNVAKKKAEDDLTKAKATDKGTVYILAPNDGTARAIADAFRADKAVKEYFITGQDAEKASVQYIIDGKQSMTVFKDTRVLARDAINLAQQLLEGKKPTATATYDNGKKKVPAIQSEIVTVTKENVKKMLIESGYYKESDFKW, encoded by the coding sequence ATGAAAAGATTTTTACTTGTAAGTATTTTCGCTATCTTGATACTTGCGGCGATTTTGAACTTTGCAGTTGACGTAGGGATTGTTCTTCCAACGAATGTTGAACCAAGATGGTTACAAGATGAAGCAAGGTTTAGAGAACTTTTGAAAAACACCAAGTATTCAGTTGAGATTCTTTACAGTCAAGGTTCACCAGCAACTGAAAGACAAAACGTTGAAGCACTTATTTCAAAAGGTATGAAAGTACTCATTATATGTCCACACGATGCCGTTGCAGCAGCAGCTTCCGCAGAACTTGCAAAGAAAAATGGTGTGTTTGTAATTTCTTATGATAGGCTTATTATGAACACAGATGCTGTTGACTATTACGTCACATTCGATAGCGTTGAAGTTGGAAGACAGATGGGAAGATTCCTTGTTAGCAAAGTTAAATCAGGTACAAAGAATAATCCACTTTATCTTTACGCAGGTGCACTTTCTGACAACAATTCCTTCTTATTCTTCCAAGGAGCTTGGGAAATCCTCCAGCCAGAGATAGCAAAGGGTACTTTTAGAATCATAAACTCTACGGAAGCTGAGAAAGTCAAAAACAAGAAAGAACTTACAAGAGACGAAATGGCAAAAATAATTGGTCAAGTTACAACGAACTGGGATTTCAACGTTGCAAAGAAAAAGGCAGAAGATGATCTTACAAAAGCGAAGGCAACGGATAAAGGCACCGTCTATATTCTTGCACCAAATGATGGCACAGCAAGAGCTATAGCGGATGCTTTCAGAGCAGATAAAGCTGTTAAAGAATATTTTATCACTGGTCAGGATGCAGAAAAGGCTTCCGTGCAGTATATCATTGACGGTAAACAGTCGATGACCGTCTTCAAAGATACAAGAGTACTTGCAAGAGATGCCATTAATCTTGCTCAACAACTCCTAGAAGGGAAAAAGCCAACCGCAACAGCAACTTATGATAATGGAAAGAAAAAGGTTCCAGCTATTCAATCAGAAATAGTTACTGTTACAAAAGAAAACGTTAAAAAAATGCTTATAGAGTCTGGCTATTATAAAGAATCGGATTTCAAGTGGTAA
- a CDS encoding DNA mismatch repair protein MutT, with the protein MGTFDEKVLVVKSESVEKICNGKMGVVLVSKDTFLTTLKNGFFVERAIAEYDESVRQVIPYIVLKENDDYIFFKRTSNQAEKRLHNMITLGVGGHLNIEDSEDPVECLEKGLWRELKEEVNVEVNSLEYIGLINELENPVSRVHVGVLYIAHVKYYGLAEPENFLEIRSNKLLDYLEEMEGWAKVVALYLERMQN; encoded by the coding sequence ATGGGAACTTTTGATGAGAAAGTACTTGTTGTCAAATCAGAAAGCGTTGAGAAGATTTGTAATGGTAAAATGGGTGTGGTACTTGTGTCAAAGGATACGTTTCTTACCACTCTAAAGAATGGTTTTTTTGTTGAAAGAGCTATTGCAGAGTATGACGAATCAGTCCGTCAAGTGATTCCTTATATAGTTTTAAAAGAAAACGATGATTATATATTTTTCAAGCGAACCTCAAATCAAGCCGAGAAAAGATTACACAATATGATCACACTTGGCGTAGGAGGACATTTGAACATCGAGGATTCCGAAGATCCAGTTGAGTGTCTTGAAAAAGGTTTGTGGAGAGAACTTAAAGAAGAGGTTAATGTAGAAGTCAACAGTTTGGAATATATAGGTTTGATAAATGAGTTAGAAAATCCGGTTAGTCGTGTACACGTCGGAGTTTTATACATTGCTCATGTTAAATACTATGGACTTGCAGAACCTGAGAATTTTTTGGAAATTCGTTCCAATAAGCTGTTAGATTACCTCGAGGAGATGGAAGGATGGGCAAAAGTTGTCGCATTGTACTTAGAACGTATGCAAAATTGA
- a CDS encoding putative glycoside hydrolase, producing MARGEKLNKKKEQKQYAFLNKIYKLSQQGKLTWKRMNSEKFGKLALKMFLISVIISVSLFTYIFFISWSEKAFAKKSLDLLKQQTVSEKTVEATPTTEEATKTLAVVQEPQKESSSTNQEYLEILDSEMEHLGTHVNATNTPTPLSYETPKTSVKDKTQKESAINSRDSQQSLNSSDNTDTTLKNPEPAKSPKPASEEPIKTSENLILITQEPTLTDPDKRLEELSQKTSEKLNPKINSIDEYAFVSTGGVLLFDSLETRNVVGKVRYGTFVKIVEEKELEGEKYSYVIYYDKKDPESPKQGWIKSLHITPVAKYVTSNPKDISLQPRKKFAAKVQNVRGIYLSRATASNKDKLKFYVEFLKRNNLNAFVIDVKDDDGMILFKSDVSVKYSPDASKFTAYTKQEIREILNDLKAQGVYLIARIVCFKDPTYARTHMDRAIVFKDTGEPYMGVYKVPWASAYDRELWQYNIEIAKEAIEVGFDEIQYDYVRFPELTKAVKERVNLRQKDNETMAEAIYKFLLRSKQELEPYGVPLTADIFGLVSSVIDDLGIGQHWEMISSVIDYVCPMVYPSHYANGCFNLPVPDAYPYETVYNSVLDGIVRNKYLHSPARIRPWIQSFTATWVKGHIKYGEEEIRKQIKALEDLGINEYMLWNASNNYIEMKYD from the coding sequence ATGGCTCGTGGGGAAAAATTGAACAAAAAGAAAGAACAAAAGCAGTACGCATTCTTAAACAAAATCTACAAATTGAGCCAGCAGGGTAAGTTAACTTGGAAACGTATGAATTCTGAAAAATTTGGTAAACTAGCTTTAAAGATGTTTCTGATATCCGTAATTATAAGTGTCTCTTTATTTACCTATATTTTCTTCATTTCATGGTCAGAGAAAGCATTTGCAAAAAAGAGTCTCGATTTATTAAAACAGCAGACTGTTTCAGAAAAGACCGTTGAAGCAACACCAACCACAGAGGAAGCCACAAAGACGTTGGCAGTTGTCCAAGAGCCTCAAAAAGAATCATCCAGTACAAATCAAGAATACTTAGAGATTTTAGACAGCGAGATGGAACACTTAGGTACCCATGTTAATGCTACCAATACTCCAACCCCTTTAAGTTATGAAACTCCAAAAACAAGTGTAAAAGATAAAACCCAGAAAGAATCAGCAATTAACTCAAGAGATTCACAACAGTCGCTAAATAGCAGCGATAACACAGATACTACATTAAAAAATCCTGAACCGGCAAAAAGTCCTAAACCAGCTTCTGAAGAGCCAATTAAAACTTCTGAAAATCTAATTTTAATAACCCAAGAACCTACATTAACAGATCCTGATAAAAGACTTGAAGAGTTATCCCAAAAAACCTCTGAAAAACTAAATCCAAAGATTAACTCGATAGATGAATATGCCTTTGTAAGTACCGGCGGAGTTCTTCTTTTTGATTCCTTAGAGACAAGAAATGTTGTCGGAAAAGTTAGATATGGTACATTTGTCAAAATTGTTGAAGAAAAAGAACTCGAAGGAGAAAAATACTCTTACGTAATTTACTATGATAAGAAAGATCCTGAAAGTCCAAAGCAAGGTTGGATTAAAAGTTTGCATATTACTCCTGTCGCAAAATACGTGACCTCAAATCCAAAAGATATCTCTTTGCAACCAAGAAAAAAATTTGCAGCTAAGGTTCAAAATGTGCGAGGCATATATCTTTCAAGAGCCACTGCGTCGAATAAAGACAAATTGAAATTTTACGTTGAGTTTCTTAAAAGGAATAATCTAAACGCTTTTGTAATAGATGTTAAAGATGATGATGGAATGATTTTGTTCAAGTCGGATGTAAGTGTTAAATACTCTCCAGATGCAAGTAAGTTTACTGCTTACACAAAACAAGAAATTAGAGAGATATTAAATGATTTAAAAGCTCAGGGTGTGTACCTTATCGCACGAATAGTGTGTTTTAAAGATCCAACTTATGCAAGAACACATATGGACAGGGCCATAGTATTTAAGGACACAGGAGAGCCTTACATGGGGGTGTACAAAGTTCCTTGGGCATCAGCATATGATAGAGAGTTATGGCAGTACAATATAGAAATTGCGAAAGAGGCTATAGAAGTTGGATTTGATGAAATACAGTACGACTATGTAAGATTCCCGGAACTCACAAAAGCTGTGAAAGAGAGAGTTAACTTAAGGCAAAAAGATAATGAAACAATGGCAGAGGCAATTTACAAATTCCTTCTTCGTTCAAAACAAGAATTGGAGCCATATGGAGTACCTCTAACAGCTGATATATTCGGACTTGTTTCTTCGGTTATTGACGACCTTGGGATAGGGCAACATTGGGAAATGATCTCCAGTGTAATTGACTATGTGTGTCCAATGGTTTATCCAAGCCATTATGCAAATGGGTGCTTCAATTTACCCGTTCCAGATGCATATCCCTACGAAACAGTTTACAATTCTGTACTTGATGGTATAGTCAGGAATAAGTATCTCCATTCACCAGCACGCATCAGGCCATGGATACAGTCCTTTACCGCAACTTGGGTAAAAGGGCATATAAAGTACGGTGAAGAGGAAATTAGAAAACAAATAAAAGCACTTGAAGATCTTGGAATAAATGAATACATGTTATGGAATGCATCAAACAATTATATAGAAATGAAATACGATTAA
- the gguA gene encoding sugar ABC transporter ATP-binding protein: MKDYILEMRGITKEFPGVRALDNVDLKVKRGEIHCLVGENGSGKSTLMKILSGFYPYGDYKGEIIFEGQIQKFRHIHDSEKIGIVTIYQELALIPELTVYENIFLGHEIRSGKFIDWNKTIKMAKEVLQKIKPDLDTSRKVKDLGVGHQQIVEIAKALSKNVKLLILDEPTSSLNEDDSENLLRIIRDLKSHGITSILISHKLKEVVEVADSITILRDGKMVARLDKKEEFNENNIIKYMVGREIEDIYPKRKKREFGEKIFEVKNWKAFDRKLDRYVVKDASMYVRKGEIVGIAGLMGAGRTEFALSLFGNTKDYIVEGEMIFDGKKGRFSNPSEAIKAGFAYLSEDRKGNGLILDFDVKTNITITGLKKLVKGFFVDKNEEIVVANNFKESLKIKTPTVEQKVVNLSGGNQQKVAIAKWLFVKPKLLILDEPTRGIDVGAKYEIYTLMNKLVEEEGMSIIMISSELPEVLGMSDRIYVMSGGRIVGELSKEEATQERIMAMAVDY, from the coding sequence ATGAAAGATTACATTTTGGAAATGAGGGGAATTACAAAGGAATTTCCTGGTGTTAGAGCTCTTGATAATGTGGATTTGAAAGTCAAACGTGGGGAAATTCATTGTTTAGTAGGAGAAAATGGATCAGGAAAGTCAACATTGATGAAAATCTTAAGTGGATTTTATCCGTACGGAGATTATAAAGGTGAAATTATATTTGAAGGACAAATCCAGAAATTCCGACATATCCACGATAGCGAGAAAATAGGAATAGTAACTATCTATCAGGAACTTGCACTTATACCGGAATTGACTGTTTATGAGAACATCTTTTTAGGTCATGAGATAAGAAGTGGTAAATTTATCGATTGGAATAAAACGATAAAGATGGCAAAGGAGGTTCTTCAAAAAATAAAGCCAGATCTTGACACTTCAAGAAAGGTAAAAGATCTTGGTGTTGGACATCAACAAATCGTTGAAATAGCCAAAGCATTGAGCAAAAATGTCAAATTGTTGATCCTTGACGAACCAACTTCTTCACTGAATGAAGATGATAGCGAGAATTTACTTAGAATAATAAGAGATTTGAAAAGCCACGGAATTACATCCATATTAATCTCTCACAAACTAAAAGAGGTTGTAGAAGTAGCTGATTCGATAACCATATTAAGAGATGGCAAGATGGTTGCACGACTTGATAAGAAAGAGGAATTTAATGAAAACAACATAATTAAATACATGGTTGGTAGAGAGATAGAAGATATATATCCAAAAAGGAAGAAACGAGAATTTGGAGAGAAGATTTTTGAGGTGAAAAACTGGAAAGCTTTTGACAGAAAACTTGACAGATATGTTGTAAAAGATGCTAGTATGTACGTAAGAAAAGGTGAGATCGTTGGTATAGCAGGTCTCATGGGTGCAGGTAGAACAGAATTTGCTTTAAGTCTTTTTGGGAACACAAAAGATTACATAGTCGAGGGAGAAATGATATTTGACGGAAAAAAAGGACGCTTTTCGAATCCTTCGGAGGCTATTAAGGCAGGTTTTGCGTACCTTTCAGAGGATAGAAAAGGAAATGGCTTGATACTTGATTTTGATGTTAAGACAAACATTACCATAACCGGTTTAAAGAAGTTAGTTAAAGGTTTTTTTGTAGATAAAAATGAAGAAATAGTAGTTGCTAATAATTTTAAAGAGTCACTCAAAATTAAAACGCCAACGGTGGAACAAAAGGTGGTTAATCTCAGTGGCGGAAACCAACAAAAAGTTGCGATAGCAAAGTGGCTTTTTGTTAAGCCAAAACTTTTGATCCTTGATGAACCAACAAGGGGTATAGATGTTGGCGCAAAATATGAGATATATACATTAATGAATAAATTGGTTGAAGAAGAAGGAATGAGTATTATCATGATATCTTCAGAACTTCCAGAAGTGCTTGGAATGAGTGACAGAATTTACGTAATGTCTGGTGGGAGGATTGTCGGTGAGCTGAGTAAAGAAGAAGCAACTCAAGAAAGAATAATGGCAATGGCAGTTGACTATTAA
- the gguB gene encoding sugar ABC transporter permease: MNFFQELWGILKKNIRDYGMYIALGVIMLIFTILTNGLFFSSRNISNLFNQMGYIAVLAVGMTLVIVIRHIDLSVGFMAGFLGAIAARLLREGFPVVPTIILVIVLGTIFGLVNGFWVAQVGLPAFVATLAGMLIFRGALLLFTQATGTIIVMNDNFNAIGNGYIPDIIRHGNVHVLTLIIGFFAIVFYIFSEIRTRNNKLRYDFEVLSLRMFVLKLVFVSSIIMYVFWTLANYNGLSWTLIITLAVTFVYHILTTKTVLGRHIYAVGGNPEAARLSGIDVKKITLFVFGSMGFLTAISGILYTSRLQSATPDAGTLFELDAIAAAYVGGVSAAGGVGKVTNSLIGALVMASLINGMNLLGVGISLQYIIRGGVLIAAVVFDIKTRSKIS, from the coding sequence ATGAACTTTTTTCAGGAGTTATGGGGTATTTTGAAGAAGAACATCCGTGACTATGGTATGTACATTGCACTTGGAGTTATTATGCTTATATTTACCATCCTCACAAACGGGTTGTTTTTCTCTTCCAGGAATATCAGCAATTTGTTCAATCAAATGGGTTATATAGCTGTTTTGGCTGTTGGAATGACACTTGTTATAGTTATTAGGCACATAGATTTATCCGTTGGGTTTATGGCAGGTTTTCTCGGCGCTATTGCTGCACGATTACTGAGGGAAGGTTTTCCGGTTGTGCCAACAATAATTTTGGTTATCGTTCTTGGTACGATATTCGGACTTGTTAATGGTTTTTGGGTAGCTCAAGTTGGTCTTCCTGCGTTTGTTGCAACGTTGGCAGGAATGTTGATATTTAGGGGAGCGCTTTTACTTTTTACTCAAGCAACTGGAACCATAATTGTAATGAACGATAATTTCAACGCAATAGGAAACGGATATATACCTGATATTATCCGACACGGAAATGTTCATGTTTTGACCCTGATCATAGGCTTTTTTGCAATTGTGTTTTATATTTTTTCTGAAATTCGTACAAGAAACAACAAGCTTAGGTACGATTTCGAAGTTCTTTCGCTAAGAATGTTTGTACTAAAGCTTGTTTTCGTTAGCTCAATAATCATGTATGTGTTTTGGACTCTTGCAAATTACAATGGTTTATCTTGGACTTTGATTATTACTTTAGCAGTTACTTTTGTTTACCATATTTTAACGACAAAAACAGTTCTTGGAAGGCATATTTATGCGGTAGGTGGGAACCCTGAAGCAGCAAGATTGAGTGGTATAGATGTAAAGAAAATTACTCTGTTTGTATTTGGTTCTATGGGGTTTTTGACGGCGATTTCTGGGATTCTTTATACATCGAGGTTACAGTCCGCAACACCCGATGCTGGAACATTGTTCGAGCTTGACGCAATAGCAGCTGCATATGTTGGAGGTGTTTCCGCTGCAGGCGGTGTTGGTAAGGTAACTAATTCATTGATAGGTGCGCTTGTTATGGCATCATTGATCAATGGTATGAATTTGCTTGGTGTGGGCATATCTTTGCAATATATAATAAGAGGGGGCGTATTGATAGCGGCAGTTGTCTTTGATATAAAAACAAGAAGTAAAATAAGTTAA
- the ispE gene encoding 4-(cytidine 5'-diphospho)-2-C-methyl-D-erythritol kinase has protein sequence MGKSCRIVLRTYAKLNLCLDVLNKRPDGYHNIDSLFQNISLFDEMEVLFVDGTGKIFIESNVQIEDNIIEKVWKRVCFSKKDVFVKLKKNVPIGGGLGGGSSNAAGFIVALEKTGILDKNDTENIAATVGSDVPFFIHGGSAIVNGRGEIIKSVEPLRNFRVELYFPNFSVSTKEAYEKLKPEWFGKAPMKSTQLYEAYRLNDFEMIKNGSYNIFEKVMPECVLKKIEELRKYYPAALTGSGSTYFSVNIEGKFSFVEKGVEIYAFEKG, from the coding sequence ATGGGCAAAAGTTGTCGCATTGTACTTAGAACGTATGCAAAATTGAATCTATGCTTAGATGTTCTGAATAAAAGACCTGACGGATATCACAATATAGATTCACTTTTTCAAAATATTTCGCTCTTCGATGAGATGGAAGTGTTATTTGTCGACGGAACTGGCAAGATTTTTATTGAATCAAACGTTCAAATTGAAGATAATATAATTGAAAAAGTTTGGAAAAGGGTTTGTTTTTCAAAAAAAGATGTCTTTGTAAAACTGAAAAAAAACGTACCGATAGGTGGAGGACTTGGTGGAGGAAGTAGTAATGCTGCTGGATTTATAGTTGCACTTGAGAAAACCGGGATTTTGGATAAAAATGATACGGAAAATATCGCTGCTACGGTTGGTAGTGATGTACCTTTTTTTATTCACGGTGGTAGTGCAATCGTAAATGGTCGAGGAGAGATTATAAAGTCAGTTGAACCGCTGCGAAACTTTCGAGTGGAATTATATTTTCCAAACTTTTCAGTTTCAACAAAAGAAGCTTATGAAAAATTAAAACCCGAATGGTTTGGAAAAGCACCTATGAAATCAACTCAGTTGTATGAAGCGTATCGCTTGAATGATTTTGAAATGATAAAAAACGGAAGTTATAACATATTTGAAAAAGTGATGCCAGAATGTGTTTTAAAAAAGATAGAAGAATTAAGAAAATATTATCCTGCAGCGCTCACTGGATCTGGAAGTACTTATTTCTCAGTCAATATTGAAGGTAAGTTCTCGTTTGTTGAGAAGGGGGTTGAAATATATGCCTTTGAGAAAGGTTAG
- a CDS encoding GlmL-related ornithine degradation protein — translation MRIDLLFAEIGSTTTVLTAFHFGMKPKVIAQSEHWTTVNEGDVTIGIDMALKKMENTLGQKLNWEKFGATSSAAGGLKMTVHGLVYDMTVRAAKEAALGAGAVIKYITAGKMDDFHLKKILSIQPKLILLAGGVDYGETETVVHNAKMLAKLELDVPIIYAGNIAAAEHVEYILTSAGKKVYMTENVYPRIDYLNVEPTRNVIKEVFSEHIVKAPGMEKIKDMVDYEIIPTPAAVMKATELVYEHYGDCLTVDIGGATTDVDSVTDGTPEIQEMLISPEPFAKRTVEGDLGLYVNAHNVIEMMGEDNLRKQFEDYDELVKRISPYPQSDRDEYFISKLATFCVQQSIRRHAGSKKHLYTPTGRKTIAEGKDLTAVRCIIGTGGFLSRSKYGKEVIESVKHLSKLHPMELLPSEDVKFFRDKHYIFAAIGLIASKIDKDIAKELILLDMLEY, via the coding sequence GTGAGAATTGATTTACTCTTTGCTGAAATTGGTTCAACAACAACGGTTTTAACAGCTTTCCACTTTGGCATGAAGCCTAAGGTTATAGCACAAAGCGAACATTGGACAACTGTTAACGAAGGAGATGTAACAATAGGTATTGATATGGCTTTAAAGAAGATGGAAAACACGCTTGGACAAAAGCTTAATTGGGAGAAGTTCGGTGCTACGAGTAGTGCAGCTGGTGGACTAAAAATGACTGTTCACGGTCTTGTTTATGATATGACTGTTAGAGCGGCAAAGGAAGCTGCTCTCGGTGCTGGTGCTGTGATTAAATACATTACCGCTGGAAAGATGGATGATTTTCATCTTAAGAAAATACTTTCAATACAACCAAAATTGATCTTGCTTGCAGGCGGAGTGGATTATGGTGAAACAGAGACTGTTGTTCATAATGCGAAGATGCTTGCAAAACTTGAACTTGATGTTCCTATAATATACGCAGGCAACATAGCGGCAGCAGAACATGTTGAATACATATTGACAAGTGCTGGAAAAAAGGTTTATATGACTGAAAATGTTTATCCAAGAATCGATTATTTGAATGTAGAACCTACGAGAAATGTTATAAAAGAGGTGTTTTCTGAACATATTGTTAAAGCCCCAGGTATGGAGAAGATAAAAGATATGGTTGATTACGAAATTATCCCAACTCCTGCGGCTGTTATGAAAGCAACAGAGCTTGTTTATGAACATTATGGAGATTGCCTTACGGTGGATATAGGAGGTGCAACAACGGATGTTGATTCTGTGACCGATGGAACACCAGAAATTCAAGAGATGTTGATCTCCCCGGAACCTTTCGCAAAGCGTACAGTCGAAGGTGATCTTGGATTGTATGTAAATGCGCACAACGTTATAGAAATGATGGGAGAAGATAACTTGAGGAAACAGTTTGAAGATTACGATGAGTTAGTCAAAAGAATTAGTCCTTATCCTCAATCTGATAGAGATGAATACTTTATAAGCAAGTTAGCAACTTTTTGCGTACAACAAAGTATCAGAAGACATGCCGGAAGTAAAAAGCACCTTTATACACCTACTGGTAGAAAAACTATAGCCGAAGGGAAAGATTTGACAGCAGTTAGGTGTATAATAGGTACTGGTGGATTCCTTTCAAGATCTAAATATGGAAAAGAAGTTATTGAAAGTGTGAAACATTTATCCAAATTACATCCTATGGAACTTCTTCCATCAGAAGATGTAAAATTTTTCAGAGATAAACATTACATCTTTGCTGCTATAGGATTGATAGCTAGCAAGATTGATAAGGATATAGCCAAAGAACTAATACTATTGGATATGTTAGAATATTGA
- a CDS encoding ROK family transcriptional regulator, whose product MKKILHSTMKENNYALILRTIMHNKSIERVNLVRQTGLSPSTVTRCVSQLVQNKVILETGPSEQSGVGRKAINLEVNPEILNVLLIDIGAERTNYALGKANGNMVKLESTKTPDEFEEIIGDVLSIIRSCNNISVVAFSIPGMVDTDNDTILFVPSKGWKNIKIEIPGKVVYADNEANLGMIAEAFQHEEIRKSKCSVFVTVREGVGTGLWINGEIFRGPSFTAGEFGHTIFDLSSNLKCHCGNVGCLEEYVSISSFFGKSNKDWKKHLNKLYNSNDERIENYVELLTKALTNIVNALNPEYLIIGGELSGLVEEFYKYIEKKLKEKVLEHSRNILKVLPSTFTHDTYLYGALYAVLEEYFIPETIQRL is encoded by the coding sequence TTGAAAAAAATTCTCCATTCTACAATGAAGGAAAACAACTACGCACTGATACTAAGAACCATAATGCACAACAAATCTATAGAAAGAGTAAATTTAGTCAGGCAAACTGGTTTATCACCAAGTACTGTGACAAGATGCGTCTCGCAACTTGTTCAAAACAAAGTTATATTGGAGACAGGTCCGTCTGAGCAGAGTGGAGTCGGAAGAAAGGCTATAAATCTCGAAGTTAATCCAGAAATATTGAACGTTTTGCTAATTGACATAGGTGCAGAAAGAACAAATTATGCCTTAGGAAAGGCAAATGGCAATATGGTTAAGCTTGAGTCTACAAAAACTCCTGACGAGTTTGAGGAAATTATTGGAGATGTACTTTCAATAATAAGAAGTTGTAACAATATTAGCGTAGTGGCATTTTCAATACCAGGAATGGTTGATACTGATAATGATACAATACTCTTTGTTCCGAGCAAAGGTTGGAAAAATATAAAGATAGAAATTCCGGGTAAGGTTGTTTACGCTGATAATGAAGCTAACTTGGGAATGATAGCTGAAGCATTCCAGCATGAAGAAATAAGAAAATCAAAATGTTCTGTTTTTGTAACAGTGAGAGAAGGTGTTGGAACAGGTTTATGGATAAATGGTGAAATTTTTAGAGGGCCTTCGTTTACCGCAGGTGAATTTGGGCACACGATATTTGATTTAAGCAGTAATTTGAAGTGTCACTGTGGAAATGTTGGATGTCTTGAAGAATACGTATCTATATCTTCGTTTTTTGGAAAAAGCAACAAAGATTGGAAAAAACATCTCAACAAGCTTTACAATTCTAATGATGAAAGAATAGAAAACTACGTTGAGTTATTGACGAAGGCATTAACAAACATTGTAAATGCATTGAATCCGGAGTATCTTATAATCGGAGGAGAATTGTCCGGTTTAGTTGAAGAATTTTATAAATATATTGAAAAAAAGTTGAAAGAAAAAGTACTTGAACATTCAAGAAACATTCTAAAGGTTTTGCCATCAACATTTACCCATGATACTTATCTGTACGGTGCATTATATGCGGTATTAGAAGAATACTTTATTCCAGAAACTATTCAGCGGCTATAA
- a CDS encoding LemA family protein → MKKSTLVILVVLVIVLITVFWIIGAYNKMVELEQKVQASYSQIQNQLQRRADLIPNLVETVKGYAAQEREIFEALANARAKLAGAQTPQEQATANQELSSVLSRLLVVVENYPTLKSDANFRQLMDELAGTENRIAVARKDYNDAVREYNTLIKRFPYFFIAGNRFVEKQYFEAKPEAEQVPNVKF, encoded by the coding sequence TTGAAAAAATCGACTTTGGTTATTTTAGTAGTTCTGGTAATTGTTTTGATAACTGTTTTTTGGATAATAGGAGCTTACAACAAGATGGTGGAACTCGAACAAAAAGTTCAGGCAAGTTATAGTCAGATACAAAACCAGCTGCAACGTAGAGCTGATCTGATCCCGAATCTTGTTGAAACAGTAAAAGGTTATGCTGCCCAAGAACGCGAAATATTTGAGGCACTTGCAAACGCACGAGCAAAACTTGCAGGAGCACAAACACCTCAAGAACAAGCTACTGCAAACCAAGAGCTTTCTAGTGTGCTTTCACGACTGCTTGTTGTGGTTGAGAATTATCCAACTCTGAAATCTGACGCAAACTTCAGACAACTTATGGATGAATTAGCAGGTACGGAAAACAGAATAGCAGTTGCACGAAAAGATTATAACGATGCTGTGAGAGAGTACAATACTCTTATCAAAAGATTTCCTTACTTTTTCATAGCAGGTAATCGGTTTGTTGAAAAACAATATTTCGAAGCCAAGCCAGAAGCAGAACAAGTACCAAACGTTAAATTCTAA